The Sphingomonas sp. NBWT7 nucleotide sequence TCAAGGCTGGCGGGGCTGGTGGTGTGATGAAAGCGTTGCAGTATGGAAACTCCGATACCGAAGCGTTCATCGATATCTGCTACCATGCTATCCTAGGCCGCGCGCCGGATCAGGTAGGTCTGAGAAATTACGGAACGATGATTGCCGCGGCACCCAATCGCGAAACGTTGATCGCCGTCGTTCGATCGATCGTGATGAGCGAGGAAGCGGGCAAGTATCGCGATCATCACCTTTCGATCAATCGGTAAGATGATGAACTTTCCCTTATATCAGTAATCTATCACTATATGGTTTCAAACGCGGCAGTAGCGGCGATAGCTTTCAATCTACAGAAAAGCGAACGCACCGTGACGCTACATTCGCCGACATGCACAGGCCAAGCCGCGTAATCGCCGGGCAATTCGGCAACCTGGATCAAGTCGACGGAATGATCGCTGGCGCGTCCGCCAACATCGGTTATCGATCACGATCATGTTCGACGATGGGGCATCCGGCATTCTTCGGGCGGACGGCGATGGTGGGCCGGGCGGTCAATTGGTCGAGGATGTCGACATCGACAGTTCGATCTGCGTCCCCGTCCGTGACGAGGCGCGGCTGCTTCCGCAGTTGCTGGCGTCGCTCGCCGGTCTGCGCGTCGGCCGCGCGCGGGTGAGAATCTTTCTCTATTTCGACGGCTGCAACGATGACGGCGTCGCGATCGCGCGGCAGGCCGCCGACAATCTCCCGCACCCCCTGCACTTCGTACTGGGCGAGCGGCAGGCTGAGCCCAATGCCGGCTACGCGCGCGGCGCGGCGATGGCGCTCGCGCTCGAGCAGGTCGGCACGGGCCCTGCCCTCCTGTTCACCACCGACGCCGACAGCCGGCCGCAGCCCGACTGGATCACGGCGGGGATCGCGGCGCTGCGCGAGGCGGATGTCGTCGCGGGGCGGATCCGGCGCGACGATGCCGCCGGCGATCCGGCGCAGCAGCGGATCGAGGATTATTACGATCGCCTGCATCGCTACCGCCGTCGGCTGGATCCCGTCGCCTGGGAGGCTGGTGACACGCATCATTTCGGCGGCGGCGCGAACCTCGCGATGACAGCCGACGCGTATCGCACGCTGGGCGGCTTCCGCGCGCTCGCGCACGGCGAGGATGCGACGCTGCTCGACGATGCCGCGCGACTGGGGCTGTGCGTGCGGCGCGACGCGGGGATGGTGGTCGACACGTCGTCGCGGCGGGAGGGGCGTGCGGTGAACGGGCTGGCGGACGCGCTTCAGGCGATCGACCGCGGCGCGGTGCAGATGGTCGCGCACCCGGCAAGCGTGGCGTGGCAGGCGCGCGCCCACGCGCTCGCGCGGCGGACCTTCGGCGCGATCGACGATGCCGCGCCGCTGGCGGCGCTGATCGGGCTGTCGACGGATCATCTCCGCGGCGTCGCACGCGACTGCCCCAATGGCGAGGCGTTCGCGATGCGCGTGGTGCCGGCGGCGCCGGGGCACGACCGGCTGGTGACGCTGGCGGTGGCCGAGGCGGCGCTCGCGGCACTGGAAGCCGAAGCGTGCGGGATAGCGGCATGACGGAAATCGCCGAGGCGTTGCACGCCGCAATCGCTGCGGCGGGATGGCACGTTGCGCCGCCGCGCGACCCTGGCGATGCGGCGGCGTATCTCACGCTGCTGCGGCCGCTCTACGCCGCGGGACGGCGCGATCTTCCGCTCGGCCGACTGCTCGAGGGGCATGTCGACGCGGTACAGATCGTGCAGCGCTACGGCGACGTGGGCCAGCAGGCGGCGCTGGCGGCCGCGCTCGCCGGCGGCGCGATGCTCGGCGTGTGGAATGCGGCGCTGCCGGGCGTGCCGCTGATGCTCGACGGCGGACGGCTGGAGGGCGGCAAGAGCTATGCCTCGGGCGCGGGCGTGCTGAGCCACGCGCTGGTTACCGCCGACACGCCAGCGGGCCAGCAACTGCTGCTGCTCGATCTCGCCAGCGTCGTACCGGCGATCGAGCGCGACTGGTGGCGCGTCACGGGGATGCAGCGATCGGAAACGCATCAGGCGCGGTGGCGCGGCGCGGCGGTGCCGGACGATGCGTTGATCGGCGCGCCGGGCTGCTACGCGACCGAGCCGCATTTCAGCGGCGGCGCGCTGCGCTTCGTCGCGGTGCATGCCGGCGGGATCGCCGCGCTTTTCGACCACACGCGCGACCATCTCGTCGCCGCGGCGCGCGCCGACGATCCGTTTCAGGCGGCGCGGCTCGCCGAGCTGTTCGCGCTCGCGGCGGGCGCGGCGGCGACGGTCCGCGATACCGCGTGCGGCTGGTTCGAGGATGAGGGCGAGGCGCGGCTCGCGCGCGTCGCCGCCGCCCGGCTGGCGGTC carries:
- a CDS encoding glycosyltransferase family 2 protein, with translation MFDDGASGILRADGDGGPGGQLVEDVDIDSSICVPVRDEARLLPQLLASLAGLRVGRARVRIFLYFDGCNDDGVAIARQAADNLPHPLHFVLGERQAEPNAGYARGAAMALALEQVGTGPALLFTTDADSRPQPDWITAGIAALREADVVAGRIRRDDAAGDPAQQRIEDYYDRLHRYRRRLDPVAWEAGDTHHFGGGANLAMTADAYRTLGGFRALAHGEDATLLDDAARLGLCVRRDAGMVVDTSSRREGRAVNGLADALQAIDRGAVQMVAHPASVAWQARAHALARRTFGAIDDAAPLAALIGLSTDHLRGVARDCPNGEAFAMRVVPAAPGHDRLVTLAVAEAALAALEAEACGIAA
- a CDS encoding acyl-CoA dehydrogenase, whose translation is MTEIAEALHAAIAAAGWHVAPPRDPGDAAAYLTLLRPLYAAGRRDLPLGRLLEGHVDAVQIVQRYGDVGQQAALAAALAGGAMLGVWNAALPGVPLMLDGGRLEGGKSYASGAGVLSHALVTADTPAGQQLLLLDLASVVPAIERDWWRVTGMQRSETHQARWRGAAVPDDALIGAPGCYATEPHFSGGALRFVAVHAGGIAALFDHTRDHLVAAARADDPFQAARLAELFALAAGAAATVRDTACGWFEDEGEARLARVAAARLAVTEAAERAIILAQQAVGLLGQFLAHPLAATLADLSVYVRQPAPDAQRLRVGRAVRDGLLSPDL
- a CDS encoding DUF4214 domain-containing protein, giving the protein MLKSVKAGGAGGVMKALQYGNSDTEAFIDICYHAILGRAPDQVGLRNYGTMIAAAPNRETLIAVVRSIVMSEEAGKYRDHHLSINR